The DNA region tcactcgttcctctctattttcttcttttttacatgaggtggaggtggaaatggATTGCTGAGATAACATTATTCTCCCTCATAATTACTAATAATAGATAGATATTGTACTCACATTATGTTTGATATTTCCATCCGAGAGGAAGAGCATCAAAGAAACAAACGCACCGACTACATACGGATAAAGCATATATAAAAGGGTTTAACTTGTCCCACTAAAACTCTCCCTTTTTTCAAGACTTGCTGTGTGGGTGTGGAGTTTCACACATAACCATCATGCTTGCGTTCTAAAGCAGGTGAAAACAGAGAGATCCATGTCACTCCTCCACTAATCGTGACTGTGTCCACTCAGCACTGAGTGTGTCAATATTCAAGAACTGGAAACTAAGGAAAGGTTTGCATACCATACAGGTCCCACTAAGGGACACTTGAGAGGTGGATGgaccatgatcatcaatgaatACATGCCCCAAAATTTAAAAAGATTGACCTGATCGATCTGTTATAGATGCTAGAGGAGGGAGGTTAGGGGCATAAACAGTTGGAATGGAATGTTTTGCCGGTTATGTTGTGACACAAAGTTATGGCATCAGGGCCCCATTGGGCGCAAAGGGTGAATTTAGTAGGAGGCGCTTCCTTTGCTTGCAATTGCATATGTAAGAGATATAAATggattctctttttttttttgctactgATATAAATGGATTCTCTTGTCAGTGGATTTTTTAGCTACTGTACTAGCTAAGCTTGTGAACAGAGGTTATGTATGAGGTAATTTTATTCACTTTCAAAGAATTAAGAAATTATATAACTCTTTACAAATCAAGATTTTTATATAAAGCCAAAAAGTCACTAAAATGGTACAAGGAgtacccaatttttttttaaaattaaaaaacacaataaaaaaTGACCCTAAAGATAATCACCGTGAAATACATCATTTAGCTTTGCTGGTAAATTTGATTTCGCACAATGTTCTCAAAGGTGTTCAAGAGTTATAACATATTTATGGGTGAGTTTGACTGTCGTTAAATACAACATATGATTTGGCGGTTGTTGAAGCTGTCGCGAAATGTTTTTAAAAGATTATATTTAGAACACATTTAGGGCGGTTGGAATTGCCGCTAAATAAACCCTAAATAAATGGAGGTGGTTTGCATTGGTTTTCTAAACCACCACTAAATCTTTCATCACTTATGTTTTTCGAAGGTTACAAACCGCAGAAGAATTCCTTTTTTGTTGTAGTGATTAATGTGTAGAAAAACTTAACAtagtttaatttttcaattaagaGGATCAACCTTCGAGAAGTTAGCAATTTCATATGTCAAATGATATGAGCATCACTATATATGGTCCTATTATACTTGATCCTGAAGCTAACACAGACATAAAAATGGGTTGACTTTGATTATTCGCATAAAGGATTGAAAGAATAGATGCAGATTCTTAATTGGAAAGCATATTTTAATGAACTTGGTACTTGGTAGAGtagtataagtttatttttgattAATTAGAACGCCTAAGATAGCAGGTATTTGTTGAACGAATACTCAACCCTCTCTATATCGgatattttcataaatttctTCATCAATATATGCTACTAATAATTTTCTAAAAACCCCACTTTTAATTTTATATGCAACCACTTCAATTTTATTATGAACCTGTCTCTGAACATCTTTCATAGTAGGGACTTATCACATGGGATAAACTGAAATTAAAATGTAATGACAATATTTATCTGTAATTTTCTTTATTGTAGTGTAAATAAGAGGATATCCATCCCATGTAGTTTGGTTTATTGAACTGATATGAGCTTTGGGCTTAAAGCCCATCAACGCACTCCGGTGGAGTCACAGAGTTCCGTGCCTTGTCTTGACAGTAGTCATAGATCATGTAGTTTTGACGAGCCCACTTGTACCTTCGGATGTCAAATGAAGGAATATCCCGGTACCCAATAATTGGGTTTGTGGTACAGTTTTCAGGCCCGCCTGGCAGTGGGCACCCTTCTATGTAAAAGTCCTTGTAATAAGCAATAAAAGGTGCCTTGCTCCAATCAATTTTCTCTAACCCACCTCTTGTTGCCCAACCTGCTGCCCATAGTGTGCAATACACTCCCATGGGTTGCTTCGATGGGTATGGTATTCCATTCTCTTCATTGTTCTTGTACACTCTAATGGgaacatcatcaacatagaATCTGCATGTATATATTGAGATTTTAATGAGTCCCACATTGATTATATATGAATGAGTATGAATAACGGTAAGGTATATATATCTTACCTAATTTGGTGTTGATTCCACGAAATAGTATAAAGGTGGAAGTCTGCAGTAGGATCAAACCAGAGGTAGAACTGTTGTTCTCTATCACCTTTCCCGTTACTATAAATGTTAGTCTGAACTGCGTAAGGCTGCCCACTACGATTCCCTAAGAACTCGAAATCGAGTTCGTCGCGTCTCGTGTCCGTGTCAAGTTCAACTGCATAGAGTATATGCATGCCACAATCAATCCAAGCGTTTTATAACTTAAATGACTTAGATTTCATCGGCTTAATTTCagcaatttttttattgaaaagatGAGTGTGTGAATGTGTGATTAAGAATTAAATTAAGACTCACGTAAAGTGAGGTAACAGTCCCAGCAGAATCGCCCGCGTTAAGCTTGATATTTGCGCTGACTTTGCCAAACATGTACTTACTTTTGGATCCAATGCCACTACCTAGAGAAAGTTGAGGTGAAAAAGAGAGTGTGagcaaatcaaatcaaatgctAACGCGCGAAGTATGAATAATGCCAAACATGTACTTACTTTAATCACTTATTACTCACCAGAATTTTGGTCTAACATGAGTTGGATGGTGTTGCCTTCATCAATTTGCTTGACATGAGAATCATCTGACCAAGTGATTCGAAAGCCTTCCTGAAAAGTAAGGTAGGGTGAGGGTCCTCCCCAAACAAACACAGCAGATACGAGAATCCATAATGCTGATAACAGAACAAATACACCAATGTTATTTCCTGCCATGGACATGTTTGAATATTGTGTTTGAATTGGAATGGAAGTGGGAGGAGACGAAGTGTCTTATTTATAGGATGAAGAACGCTGCACTGCAGCAATGAAATGGAAACCATCACAACAGCTTAATTGCCTTAATTTCATCTTGCTTATGGTAAGCATTCATCAAGCACAATGTCCATACTTGGGACCTCTTTTATCCTCTGCTTCCCACTGAATATGAAGAATTAATGACTCCAACATtcaactgttttttttttcttattgcgTGTTCAAATTTTCAAGTAAAGATGATATGGGTGGTAAGACTTTTAAGCATGAGATGATCCTATCTATATAGTGTTATTTTTTATCCTCTTCtgtgatttttattttgaagaCATTGCAAATCTCAGAGGACAACTCAATAAAATAGCTATCGTAGTTGTTATCAAATTAATTCATAACTTTATAAAGTAAATACGTACTCGTCAAACAGCCAACTTATACTAATTAATTTTGCGTATGATTTCGGACATTGGTTCTGTGCGAAATTTTTTAGTGGAAGTTTTGGTATGACTTTAATTAATTGCACATAGTGACGAATTTGAAGGATCTTAGCTGGAATGCAAGAATGATCATCAGAAGATAAGTTGAAATATAAAAAAGGGAGAGTGCTTCAACAGTTTAAAATTGCGTATGTGACATGAAATGAGAGCGAGTTTTTTTTATGTGGTAACTCCACATCTCAACttcatatttaatttattattaaaataagacCCACCCATTCCGTGAGATATGATTACTTTGTAAGATGGTTGAGAGATcagaaaatataataataataataataataataataataataataataataaaataattgtgcTACCCTGAACACACTTCTCAAGTTTATGCTGCTTCCAAGGTTTTTACTTATCTTGTTCTGTGATTATTACTGGAACCTAATTCTTGCATAGGACAGATGATTGAAAATTCATCAGAACATATGAAAGTTACAGTGTATTTAGATTGGTTGGTGATGCGCACACAATCTAAATTCTAAATCACCTTAATTTCATAAGCTGCACTTTGTACATTCAGGCTAGAAGTGATTATGGGATTTAGTACTCCTGAAGAAAATGACAAGACAAGCAAAAGTGGGGGAAGGTGCTATGTAAACATCAGTCCTGGTTATTTAGTTGGTAGCATATAGACAGTATAAAGTATAAACACATCAGAAGTGATTGGCAGGGCCTCATGTGATTTCATAATGATAGATTGAAAAGATAATACCATAATGTTGAGCCAAAGATTAATGTTCTTTCCTCTTTCCAGCATACAAACACAGAGGGGAATATCGCCTTATATATATGGTGGGACTCCTCTTATGACACACTAcactcaaaataagaataaatgaAGGTTACACCTCACACATTCCCAGTTTCTTAACATATTAAAAACCAAAGCAAAAAATGGAGGAGTGAAACAATTGTATAAGTATAATGTATCTGTAAAACAAATGAAAAACCAAAAATCTACAGCTGTTAATGCATGTCTCTTACTTGGAGATTGTCCCTTACATCTGGTGACAGTATTGGCTTTTTGCTGTTTCAAAATTCTAGTTGTCTTATATTTGAGTAGTTGGAAACAACACAACAAACAAAAACATCATATCTCCACTCAAAACTTTACATTACATATGTGTATCTAATCTATATTGTCTTTATCTTATTAATTCTTAATTAATGTGATGAGACACAAAATTCACATGCACTGCATTCAAAAGTGATTCTGAAGAttgaattgattttattttagggAGAAGCTTCTCTGAGTAGGATTTAggtgctagaattgattctaaggtaaaataagttgatccaaaATATGAATTTGTGGTTCTAATGATTATGCATCAATTATGATATACTCTTGGATTGTTGTATAGATAAATAGAGAGAGGCTCGTGACCCGAAGGAGAGGGCTGTTTCCCTTTTGGGAGCTCCTCCTCTGCATTTTTCTCATTTGTCTTTCTATGTTCCATCACTTCAATATATAGAAAGCTCTTTAGCAATATATTGCTCCTTACTTCCTATGTTCTGATTGAGTTAGTGCTGTTTGCTTCATCCTATTCTTTCTTGATCAACCTTCTCTAACTCCATCCATTTTCATTTGTCTACCTCCCTATACACCTGAAATGAGGCGTGATCATGGTGTCATTTGTGATCAAAGGCTCAATTTTGTTaccctttctcttctctttctgaTCATTTCAAGCTGGACTATTGAAGGTATATTAGTGATTCTCACTGCTTCCAAATTAAAAACCAGCTCCAACTAACATTGTCTTTTCTTTGATTCTTATAGGGAGAAAGACTTTCAAACAGAATGATTTTTACCAGGTACAATTCAGcttattttaaaaatgttttctagcttctgttgattgtgatgattagTGAATTGTGCAGACAATAGTTGATGAGAAGGCGATGGCGAGGGCACAGATAGGTTCAAGGCCACCAAATTGTGAGACAAGGTGCAGGACCTGTAAACACTGTGAGGCCATTCAGGTGCCTACAAATCCCAAATCACATAACCACCAGATGAAGCCCTCAATGGTGTCCACAGTGGCTTATACTAAAGGAGATGACGGATCTAATTACAAGCCCATGAGTTGGAAGTGCAAATGTGGGAACCTCATTTTCAATCCCTGATGCCAAGTGTTCCACAATATTGTAGTTCATTTAGATAATTAATCTGAAGCATGACTAGTCTACTTCCTCATACTCCACTTGCTTCATTAAGTTCATTTCACTAAGCTGTTTATGTATGGATATATGTTATGCATGCggattaaaataaaaagtgatctcaaaacttttttttataaattgagATGAAAGTTCGTTCTTCATAAATGATTGTTCAATACCATTGTTCAACTCTCTACTTTAAGCTGATTGAATTTGGCTCTTTCATAGTGAGAAATGCATATTAAATAGTAAATTAATTATACGCTCCCAATTTGTAATACATATGCTATATGCATGTATTTAATTACAATAGTAATAATTGATTAATTAAGAAATCATCTGCTTTTACTTTATTATAATGCACCTTCTAAAGTGCATCACGAACAAGTTCGCCTCAGTGTGGCTTAACAAAAAGTGCATCTCGCACTTGAGTGCACAATGCTAGTAGAATCACTATATAATTAGGAGTGAATCTTCTAATCATGTCACATGTTATATTAAAATCTGTGTTCATGTTTATTTTTACTATTATTTCTTAATATTTAACTACACATAAAAACAGATTGACAAAATTTGTAGCGGGTATTGTATTTGTATGGTCAAACGGCAATGGGCACTGATAACATTATAACAAGTCAGAGAAGGGAAGCAGTGTATATGATATCCAAAATGGCCTGCAATTTTTTCCAATAACATGTTGGTGAACTACTGTTTCCGTGAATACAGGGAGATTGTTAGTTGGAAGGAAACTCAAGTTTGTGATTTCTATTCAAAATGACAAGACGATAACGAGTTTCAATCTTGTACCTCTTGATTGGTATATCAACAGTAAGAATGCAGGAGATCAGATGCTGTTTTGAGCTTAGCATAATTGGTGGAGACCTGGAGTGTTTCACATGCACTGTTTCCTTTTCTCATTTTAGGAGTTGAAGTGATGGAACAGAACAGCTTCTAGCACTTGTCTCTTCCACATGTTTGAGCCACAAACATCTATGTCATGATGCGACTAACTCTTCCAACATGTGTTTTTTTCGCTCACAATAGTCGAACTCATGGGAATCACATATATATTACCTACCTCAACAGGAGAACATGTTTCTTCACCATAGGAGGTGTACAAGTTTTATGAGAACAAATTAACCTTTTTCTCTTGTAGCAGATTGATGAGCAATCAATTGTGAGTAAGAAATTTCACAGTGGATTAAATTTTGTTGAGAAACTTATAGATGAGAGGGGCTCGTACACTAAATGGCTTATGTTTCGAGTGAAAGATATGGTGTTTAATTCATTTGTCTTGTTTATTCTTAGCCAAAGTGGAGATCTCGCAGAATTTTATGCATCTTACATCCAACATCAAGCTAAATTAAAATGCTTGAAATGAAAGTGGTGAGAACTTGCACTGATCCATGTAATTCTGTGTAGTGTAGGGTGTGATGATATATGAGTGAGTTGAATTCAGAATTGATTGATTTGTGCAGATATCCTTGCATAAATATGATGTGCAACAGTGttggttttcaaaaatccaCTTGTCGTGAATTGAATGAGAATCTCATGTGCACAACTTGTATTCTATGAGCTTAACTTGTTGACAGAGCAGAACAAGGCATATTTAGATAGTTATGCAACTTCCCAAAATTAGATGGAGTATGAAATGTGGGTCTGTTTTGAGACACACACACCCAACATGAAAAAAGGCCAATTCTATAACTGCAGGAAAACCAATGTGCATGTGATGTGATTCGGTATCTGTACAATTTTCTGCTCTCTCAGTTAAGAAGGACAAATAGTGATAAGATCACTAAAAACTTGAAACCTATAgccaaaataaataattataaactAGTGATTATATGAAACCTTATAAAATGCTATCACCTAAGAAGAAGACTACACAAAGTTAAATGTTTGGTTCTTAGTTGAAAACCATATTCGGTGCACTGAAGTGTGAGATTGTGTATTATGAGTCTTTGTAACGCACGTGATAGGAAACCATGACCTTCATCTGCATTCACTTGAGTTCAACTTAAAACCATACATGCACAAGCGATAATAATGGTTTGTGGTCTGAGTTCAGATCAACCTAAGGCCTAAGGGGAAGAACTGAAGAAGAATATGTGAGTACAGTTGAATGAGAGGTGAATTTATTCAAATCCACTTAGATAGAGATAGAAGTGGAATagagagaaaacaaaaaaaaatgattgaaaGTTGGATAGGATCAGTTGACAAGAACATCCTACCCTACGGTAAACTCATAACTGATAAAAGAGAATGTTGGTGCAAAGGTCAAGAAGGTAGAGGCAACTGAAAATCTTGGGACCactggaagaagaaaaaggaataaTTCAGATTCCAATATTCCCGTACTTTTTCCTCTCAAGTTTGGTGTGGCCAAACTGTGATGTGCTGAGCTGAACTACACAACAATCGTACTCTAGTTCCCATCTGATGCTGATGGCCAACAGCAACACTAGAGTGTTAAGTTATTTGGCTGTATAAGAAGCGGAAGAAAAGATAAATGTATTTTTACAATGGGCGAATCAGGAACTTATGGGGCAAAGTGAGCAATCGGAAGAATTTTCATAATAAAGAAAAGTATATTGTTTTGCTTTTGTCTGAAAATTGAAGGATATCAGAAATCAGCATTAAGAATGAGAAAATATTCGATGTTTTCACTACGAATGGTTCTCTAATATATAG from Lotus japonicus ecotype B-129 chromosome 2, LjGifu_v1.2 includes:
- the LOC130735860 gene encoding probable xyloglucan endotransglucosylase/hydrolase protein 6, producing the protein MSMAGNNIGVFVLLSALWILVSAVFVWGGPSPYLTFQEGFRITWSDDSHVKQIDEGNTIQLMLDQNSGSGIGSKSKYMFGKVSANIKLNAGDSAGTVTSLYVIELDTDTRRDELDFEFLGNRSGQPYAVQTNIYSNGKGDREQQFYLWFDPTADFHLYTISWNQHQIRFYVDDVPIRVYKNNEENGIPYPSKQPMGVYCTLWAAGWATRGGLEKIDWSKAPFIAYYKDFYIEGCPLPGGPENCTTNPIIGYRDIPSFDIRRYKWARQNYMIYDYCQDKARNSVTPPECVDGL
- the LOC130735861 gene encoding EPIDERMAL PATTERNING FACTOR-like protein 2, whose amino-acid sequence is MRRDHGVICDQRLNFVTLSLLFLIISSWTIEGRKTFKQNDFYQTIVDEKAMARAQIGSRPPNCETRCRTCKHCEAIQVPTNPKSHNHQMKPSMVSTVAYTKGDDGSNYKPMSWKCKCGNLIFNP